One window from the genome of Pseudomonas sp. L5B5 encodes:
- a CDS encoding chemotaxis protein CheW, producing the protein MLDHRASSLTGLLLPLADRTLILPNVAVAELIDYQQGSFDLDSPPWYLGRVLWRDRQIPLISFESACGSPTVIGERARIVVLNALGGRAEVKFIALLVQGIPRSCKLDSQLSYVDVPLAPLEKAAVQVAEQVARVPDLLALEEWLVAAGLAL; encoded by the coding sequence ATGCTTGACCACCGCGCAAGCAGCCTCACCGGGCTGTTGCTGCCCCTGGCCGACCGCACCTTGATCCTGCCCAACGTGGCCGTGGCCGAGCTGATCGACTACCAGCAGGGCAGCTTCGACCTGGACTCGCCGCCCTGGTACCTGGGCCGGGTGCTGTGGCGTGACCGGCAGATTCCGCTGATCAGCTTCGAGTCGGCCTGCGGCAGCCCCACGGTTATCGGCGAGCGGGCGCGGATCGTCGTGCTCAATGCCCTGGGCGGGCGCGCGGAAGTGAAGTTCATCGCCTTGCTGGTGCAGGGCATTCCGCGTTCCTGCAAGCTCGACAGCCAGTTGAGCTACGTCGATGTACCCCTGGCTCCGCTGGAGAAAGCCGCGGTGCAGGTGGCCGAGCAGGTGGCCCGGGTGCCGGACTTGCTGGCCCTGGAAGAGTGGCTGGTGGCTGCCGGGCTGGCCCTCTAG
- a CDS encoding NADAR family protein, whose amino-acid sequence MDTPIRSNQALLEQIKQGLKPDYLMFWGHQPPRDGRISPSCFSQWFATGFELDGIHYPTAEHYMMAGKALLFDDQQTHARIIQAVAPADVKQLGREVRGFDDARWTEARFAIVVRGNLAKFSQHQALGDYLLSTGKQVLVEASPVDRIWGIGLAADDAKAAQPAKWRGLNLLGYALMEVRDRLRGA is encoded by the coding sequence ATGGACACACCGATTCGCTCGAACCAGGCGCTGCTGGAGCAGATCAAGCAAGGCCTGAAACCCGATTACCTGATGTTCTGGGGCCACCAGCCGCCCCGTGACGGGCGCATTTCGCCAAGCTGTTTCAGCCAGTGGTTCGCTACCGGTTTCGAGCTCGATGGCATTCACTACCCTACCGCCGAGCACTACATGATGGCTGGCAAGGCCTTGCTGTTCGACGACCAGCAGACCCACGCGCGGATCATCCAGGCCGTGGCGCCTGCCGACGTCAAGCAGTTGGGCCGCGAGGTGCGCGGCTTCGATGATGCTCGCTGGACCGAGGCACGCTTTGCCATCGTGGTGCGCGGCAATCTGGCCAAGTTCAGCCAGCATCAGGCCCTGGGCGACTATCTGCTGTCGACCGGCAAGCAGGTGCTGGTGGAAGCCAGCCCGGTGGATCGGATCTGGGGCATCGGCCTGGCAGCCGACGACGCCAAGGCTGCTCAGCCGGCGAAGTGGCGCGGGCTCAACCTGCTGGGTTATGCACTGATGGAGGTGCGCGACCGCCTGCGCGGCGCCTAG
- a CDS encoding transcriptional regulator produces the protein MSNRSLSQALFTSTQQKILGLLFGKPDQSFYANEIARWAQVGKGSLMRELERLHGAGILLLTRQGNQTHYQANDQCPIYHELLGIVHKTFGIADPLRLALMPFASQLVWAFVYGSVARDQAHASSDIDLMLIGQDLHYSEVMERLLLTEEQLGRPINPTLYTPENWIARHVAGNSFVQRVRQQDKITLLGCDPMESMDGRTAQPGEPAT, from the coding sequence ATGTCGAATCGATCTTTGAGCCAGGCGCTATTTACCTCAACCCAGCAGAAAATCCTCGGGCTGCTCTTCGGCAAGCCTGACCAGAGCTTCTACGCCAATGAGATCGCTCGTTGGGCGCAGGTGGGCAAGGGCAGCCTGATGCGTGAACTGGAGCGTCTTCATGGCGCGGGCATTTTGCTGCTGACCCGCCAGGGTAACCAGACTCACTACCAGGCCAACGATCAGTGTCCGATCTATCACGAACTACTGGGTATCGTGCACAAGACATTCGGTATTGCCGATCCGTTGCGGCTGGCGCTGATGCCCTTCGCAAGTCAATTGGTATGGGCCTTTGTCTATGGTTCGGTGGCCCGTGACCAGGCTCACGCATCCAGTGACATTGATCTCATGTTGATCGGCCAGGACCTGCATTACAGTGAGGTCATGGAACGGCTGCTGCTTACGGAAGAACAGCTTGGCCGGCCGATCAACCCTACCCTGTACACCCCAGAGAACTGGATCGCCAGGCATGTGGCCGGGAACAGTTTTGTCCAGCGGGTCAGGCAACAGGACAAGATCACCTTGCTGGGGTGCGACCCCATGGAGTCCATGGATGGACGGACAGCACAACCTGGAGAACCTGCTACGTAG
- the mdcA gene encoding malonate decarboxylase subunit alpha, which translates to MTTTISPDARWTRRRSEKQRRLEQVRAIADGVVLPTDQIVAALEALILPGDRVVLEGNNQKQADFLSRSLAKADPARLHDLHMIMPSVGRAEHLDLFERGIARKLDFSFAGTQSLRISQLLEDGLLEVGAIHTYIELYARLVVDLIPNVVLSAGFMADRAGNIYTGPSTEDTPALIEPAAFSDGIVIVQVNQLVDDVSELPRVDIPASWVDFVVVADKPFYIEPLFTRDPRHIKPVHVLMAMMAIRGIYEKHNVQSLNHGIGFNTAAIELILPTYGESLGLKGKICRNWTLNPHPTLIPAIESGWVESVHCFGTELGMENYIAARPDVFFTGRDGSLRSNRMFCQLAGQYAVDLFIGATLQVDGDGHSSTVTRGRLAGFGGAPNMGHDPRGRRHGTPAWLDMRLDQNDAPQALLERGKKLVVQMVETFQEGGKPTFVETLDAVDVARKSGMPLAPIMIYGDDVTHLLTEEGIAYLYKARSLEERQAMIAAVAGVTAIGLRHNPRDTESMRREGLIALPEDLGIRRTDASRELLAAKSVADLVQWSGGLYNPPAKFRSW; encoded by the coding sequence ATGACAACGACAATATCCCCCGACGCGCGCTGGACGCGGCGGCGCAGCGAGAAGCAGCGTCGCCTCGAGCAGGTGCGGGCCATCGCCGATGGCGTGGTGTTGCCCACCGACCAGATCGTCGCGGCGCTGGAGGCCCTGATCCTGCCTGGGGACCGGGTGGTGCTGGAGGGTAACAACCAGAAGCAGGCGGACTTCCTCTCCCGGTCCCTGGCCAAGGCCGACCCGGCCAGGCTGCACGACCTGCACATGATCATGCCCAGCGTCGGCCGGGCCGAGCACCTGGACTTGTTCGAGCGCGGCATCGCCCGCAAGCTCGACTTTTCCTTTGCCGGCACCCAGAGCCTGCGCATCAGCCAACTGCTCGAAGATGGGCTGCTGGAAGTCGGCGCGATCCATACCTACATCGAGCTCTACGCACGACTGGTGGTGGACCTGATCCCCAACGTCGTGCTCTCGGCCGGCTTCATGGCCGACCGCGCCGGCAACATCTACACCGGGCCCAGCACCGAGGACACCCCGGCGCTGATCGAACCGGCGGCCTTCAGCGATGGCATCGTCATCGTCCAGGTCAACCAGCTGGTGGACGATGTCAGTGAGCTGCCCCGGGTGGATATCCCGGCGTCCTGGGTCGACTTCGTGGTGGTGGCCGACAAGCCGTTCTACATCGAACCGCTGTTCACCCGTGATCCCCGGCACATCAAGCCTGTGCATGTGCTGATGGCGATGATGGCGATCCGCGGCATCTACGAGAAACACAACGTCCAGTCGCTGAACCACGGTATCGGCTTCAACACCGCGGCCATCGAGCTGATCCTGCCGACCTACGGCGAATCCCTGGGGCTGAAGGGCAAGATCTGCCGCAACTGGACACTCAATCCCCATCCGACCCTGATCCCGGCCATCGAAAGCGGCTGGGTGGAGAGCGTGCACTGCTTCGGCACCGAACTGGGCATGGAAAACTACATCGCCGCCCGCCCGGATGTGTTCTTCACCGGCCGCGACGGCTCGCTGCGGTCCAATCGGATGTTCTGCCAACTGGCCGGGCAGTACGCGGTGGACCTGTTCATCGGTGCCACCTTGCAAGTGGACGGCGATGGCCATTCCTCCACCGTGACCCGGGGCCGCCTGGCCGGTTTCGGCGGTGCGCCGAACATGGGCCACGATCCCCGTGGGCGCCGCCACGGGACCCCGGCCTGGCTGGACATGCGCCTGGACCAGAACGATGCGCCCCAGGCCCTGCTCGAGCGCGGCAAGAAACTGGTGGTGCAGATGGTCGAGACCTTCCAGGAGGGGGGCAAACCGACCTTCGTCGAGACCCTCGACGCGGTGGACGTGGCCAGGAAAAGCGGCATGCCCCTGGCGCCGATCATGATCTACGGCGACGACGTCACCCACCTGCTCACCGAAGAAGGCATCGCCTACCTGTACAAGGCCCGTTCCCTGGAGGAGCGCCAGGCGATGATCGCGGCGGTGGCCGGGGTCACCGCCATCGGCCTGCGCCACAACCCCAGGGACACCGAAAGCATGCGCCGTGAAGGGCTGATCGCCCTGCCGGAAGACCTCGGCATCCGCCGTACCGACGCCAGTCGTGAGCTGCTGGCGGCGAAAAGCGTTGCCGATCTGGTGCAGTGGTCCGGTGGTTTGTACAACCCGCCCGCCAAATTCAGGAGTTGGTGA
- a CDS encoding triphosphoribosyl-dephospho-CoA synthase, whose protein sequence is MHAFNLQSRPQGLADRLADLAVDALIDEADLSPKPALVDRRGNGAHSDLHLGLMHASALSLWPAFKEMAEVALESGVVGLPLREALGRIGREGEQAMLATTGGVNTHRGAIWALGLLVAATALEPRSTGAGKVALRAARLALLEDRYAPRPLSHGAQVALRYGVRGAREQAQQGFPAVLQLGLPQLKRSRAQGHGEQNARLDALLAIMTGLADTCVLYRAGETGLRAMQEGAQAVLDAGGSASLAGRRRLHELDQCLVALNASPGGAADLLAACLLIDRIASGAVLIQGAV, encoded by the coding sequence ATGCACGCATTCAATCTGCAATCCCGGCCCCAGGGGCTGGCTGACCGCCTGGCGGATTTGGCGGTGGACGCGCTGATCGACGAGGCCGACCTGTCGCCCAAGCCGGCCCTGGTGGACCGGCGCGGCAACGGCGCCCACAGCGACCTGCACCTGGGGCTGATGCATGCTTCGGCGCTGAGCCTGTGGCCGGCGTTCAAGGAAATGGCCGAGGTGGCCCTGGAGTCCGGCGTGGTCGGCCTGCCGCTGCGCGAAGCTCTGGGACGCATCGGTCGCGAAGGCGAGCAGGCCATGCTGGCCACCACTGGCGGGGTGAACACCCATCGCGGGGCGATCTGGGCCCTGGGCCTGCTGGTGGCCGCGACCGCCCTGGAGCCTCGATCCACTGGCGCCGGCAAGGTCGCGCTGCGGGCCGCGCGCCTGGCCCTGCTGGAGGATCGTTACGCACCCCGGCCCTTGAGTCATGGCGCCCAGGTGGCACTGCGCTACGGCGTGCGCGGTGCCCGGGAACAAGCGCAGCAGGGCTTTCCTGCGGTGCTGCAACTGGGGCTGCCCCAGCTCAAGCGCAGTCGCGCCCAAGGCCATGGCGAACAGAACGCCCGGCTCGATGCGCTGCTGGCGATCATGACCGGCCTGGCCGACACCTGTGTGCTCTATCGCGCGGGCGAGACCGGCCTGCGAGCCATGCAGGAAGGCGCCCAGGCAGTGCTCGATGCAGGTGGCAGCGCCAGCCTGGCCGGGCGTCGCCGGCTGCATGAGCTGGACCAGTGCCTGGTGGCCTTGAACGCCTCGCCCGGGGGGGCCGCGGACTTGCTCGCGGCCTGCCTGCTGATCGACCGGATCGCCTCCGGCGCCGTCCTTATCCAGGGAGCAGTGTGA
- a CDS encoding malonate decarboxylase subunit delta, whose translation METLSFEFPAGQPGRGRALVGCVGSGDLEVLLEPAPAGKLTIQVQTSVNGSAARWQHLFERMFDGQRLPALLIDIHDFGATPGVVRLRLEQALEEIGHD comes from the coding sequence ATGGAAACCTTGTCTTTCGAATTTCCCGCCGGCCAGCCCGGTCGGGGCCGTGCCCTGGTGGGCTGTGTCGGCTCCGGTGACCTGGAAGTGCTGTTGGAACCGGCCCCGGCCGGGAAGCTGACGATCCAGGTGCAGACCTCGGTCAACGGCAGCGCCGCGCGCTGGCAGCATCTGTTCGAGCGTATGTTCGACGGCCAGAGGCTGCCGGCGCTGCTGATCGATATCCATGACTTCGGTGCCACTCCAGGGGTGGTGCGCTTGCGTCTAGAACAAGCTCTGGAGGAGATCGGCCATGACTGA
- a CDS encoding biotin-independent malonate decarboxylase subunit beta: MTDSARLLNQHSFVELGARQRARALLDAGSFRELLDPFQRVMSPWLPRQGVVPQADDGVVIAKGSIDGLPVVIAAIEGAFQGGSLGEVGGAKIAGALELAAEDNRKGIATRAVLLLETGGVRLQEANLGLAAIADIHAAIVDLRQYQPVVGVVAGSVGCFGGMSIAAGLCSYLLVTQEARLGLNGPQVIEQEAGLEEYDSRDRPFIWSLTGGEQRFASGLVDRYVADDVAQIQAQVRELLVLGLPQRQRSREADLYLHRLAGLDTQPQIDAATVRDLYQGDRS; encoded by the coding sequence ATGACTGACAGCGCCCGTTTGCTCAACCAGCACAGCTTTGTCGAACTCGGTGCCCGGCAGCGCGCCAGAGCGCTATTGGATGCCGGCAGCTTTCGCGAGCTGCTCGATCCGTTCCAGCGGGTCATGTCGCCCTGGCTGCCGCGCCAGGGCGTGGTGCCCCAGGCCGATGACGGCGTGGTGATCGCCAAGGGCAGCATCGACGGCCTGCCGGTGGTGATCGCCGCCATCGAAGGCGCGTTCCAGGGCGGCAGTCTCGGGGAAGTGGGCGGGGCGAAGATCGCCGGTGCCCTGGAACTTGCCGCCGAGGACAACCGCAAGGGCATTGCCACCCGCGCCGTGCTGCTGCTGGAAACCGGCGGCGTACGCTTGCAGGAGGCCAACCTGGGCCTGGCAGCGATCGCCGATATCCACGCGGCCATCGTCGACCTGCGCCAGTACCAGCCAGTGGTGGGCGTGGTAGCGGGCAGCGTCGGCTGTTTTGGTGGCATGTCGATCGCCGCCGGCCTGTGCAGCTATCTGCTGGTGACCCAGGAAGCACGTCTGGGGCTGAACGGCCCCCAGGTCATCGAGCAGGAAGCCGGGCTGGAGGAATACGACTCCCGGGACCGGCCGTTCATCTGGAGCCTGACCGGTGGCGAGCAGCGTTTTGCCAGTGGCCTGGTGGACCGTTATGTCGCCGACGATGTGGCGCAGATCCAGGCCCAGGTCCGTGAGTTGCTGGTCCTCGGCCTGCCTCAGCGGCAGCGCAGCCGCGAGGCGGATCTGTATCTGCACCGTCTGGCTGGCCTGGACACGCAGCCGCAGATCGATGCGGCGACAGTTCGCGATCTGTATCAAGGAGACCGCTCATGA
- the mdcE gene encoding biotin-independent malonate decarboxylase subunit gamma — MNASSLRGLNWFNALRGDAPGVAGLPPSLQVADGQLGGQPARFIAVVPDPENRFPRARQGEVGLLEGWGLAKAVDGLIDADRDQPHKRALIAIVDVPSQAYGRREEALGIHQALAAAADSYARARLAGHPVIALLVGKAMSGAFLAHGYQANRLIALRDPGVMVHAMGKASAARVTLRSVEELEALAASVPPMAYDIDSYAGLGLLWETLSVRQIEQPTAQDLAAVEECLLAAIADVRAKGVDLGSRLGAVNREASSRVRQLLREQW, encoded by the coding sequence ATGAATGCTAGTTCCCTGCGGGGCCTGAACTGGTTCAACGCCTTGAGAGGCGATGCGCCCGGGGTTGCCGGCCTGCCGCCTTCGCTGCAAGTCGCCGACGGCCAGTTGGGCGGCCAGCCTGCACGCTTTATCGCCGTGGTGCCCGACCCCGAGAACCGTTTTCCCCGTGCCCGTCAGGGCGAGGTCGGCTTGCTGGAGGGCTGGGGCCTGGCCAAGGCGGTGGACGGGCTGATCGATGCCGACCGCGATCAACCGCACAAGCGAGCGCTGATCGCCATTGTCGATGTGCCGAGCCAGGCCTATGGCCGCCGTGAAGAGGCCCTGGGCATTCATCAGGCCCTGGCCGCGGCTGCCGACAGCTACGCCCGGGCGCGGCTGGCCGGGCACCCGGTGATCGCCCTGTTGGTGGGCAAGGCCATGTCCGGGGCCTTTCTGGCCCACGGCTACCAGGCCAACCGCCTGATCGCCCTGCGCGATCCGGGGGTAATGGTGCATGCCATGGGCAAGGCTTCGGCGGCCCGGGTCACCCTGCGCAGCGTCGAGGAACTGGAAGCCCTGGCCGCCAGCGTGCCGCCCATGGCCTATGACATCGACAGCTATGCCGGCCTGGGCCTGCTCTGGGAAACCTTGTCGGTGCGGCAGATCGAACAGCCGACGGCGCAGGATCTGGCCGCGGTGGAGGAGTGCCTGCTGGCGGCGATTGCCGATGTGCGGGCCAAGGGCGTCGACCTTGGCAGCCGCCTGGGGGCAGTGAACCGAGAGGCTTCGAGCCGGGTCCGGCAATTGCTGCGGGAACAGTGGTGA
- a CDS encoding malonate decarboxylase holo-ACP synthase has product MSGLGPWLPHDLLWGMTPAHLAADAPAWAFRVLEQGQPVVVRRAVSAPGSIAVGLRGQSREQRYPAFLALDSVQRGVHPEELRHVPSSRAWPALQALDQLRGALDALGLAWGVGGSAGYELASGRGVLHQHSDLDLILRTPEPFSRTWARELLSLLERAECPVDLQLQVPAGGLALREWAGAAPRVLLKSATGAHLVSDPWGVQEWAA; this is encoded by the coding sequence GTGAGCGGGCTCGGCCCCTGGCTGCCCCACGACCTGCTGTGGGGCATGACCCCGGCACACTTGGCCGCCGACGCGCCAGCCTGGGCCTTCCGGGTGCTGGAGCAAGGGCAGCCGGTGGTGGTGCGCCGGGCGGTGAGCGCGCCCGGTTCGATCGCGGTGGGGTTGCGTGGCCAGTCCCGGGAACAGCGTTATCCGGCATTCCTGGCGCTGGACTCGGTACAGCGTGGGGTGCACCCGGAGGAGCTGCGCCATGTGCCGTCATCTCGGGCATGGCCTGCGCTCCAGGCGCTGGATCAGTTGCGCGGCGCGCTGGATGCCCTGGGCCTGGCCTGGGGCGTGGGCGGCAGTGCCGGGTACGAGCTGGCCAGTGGCAGGGGTGTGCTGCACCAGCACAGCGACCTGGATCTGATCCTGCGTACGCCGGAGCCTTTTTCCCGGACTTGGGCGCGGGAGTTGCTGTCCCTGCTGGAGCGCGCCGAGTGCCCGGTGGACCTGCAACTGCAGGTTCCGGCCGGCGGCCTGGCCCTGCGCGAATGGGCGGGAGCAGCGCCCCGGGTGCTGCTCAAGAGCGCCACCGGGGCGCACCTGGTGAGCGATCCCTGGGGCGTCCAGGAGTGGGCGGCATGA
- the mdcH gene encoding malonate decarboxylase subunit epsilon, giving the protein MSSLLVFPGQGAQQPGMLRRLPGSQEVTACLQEASDVLGQDVLALDSSQALAGTRAVQLCLLVAGVACARTLLQPGCTVDYVAGLSIGAYPAAVVAGALEFADALRLVSLRGELMQRAYPQGYGMTVLTGLDLGTVEGLLARVHSQERPVYLANINADNQIVIAGSDAGMQAVAELARERGTGVARRLAVSVPSHCPLLEQPAQALAAAFATVPMRASSLGYLSGSRARLLRTVEQLRDDLAFNMCRVVDWRGTVQSAYERGVRLQIELPPGAVLTGLARRVFEQGSVIAFDGARPDTLQALLREEGGRDR; this is encoded by the coding sequence ATGAGCAGCTTGCTGGTATTTCCCGGCCAGGGCGCGCAGCAACCGGGAATGCTCCGGCGCCTGCCAGGCAGCCAGGAGGTCACGGCTTGTCTGCAAGAGGCTAGCGACGTACTGGGGCAGGACGTGCTGGCCCTGGATTCATCCCAGGCCCTGGCCGGCACCCGGGCGGTGCAGTTGTGCCTGCTGGTTGCCGGGGTGGCCTGTGCCCGGACCCTGCTGCAACCGGGCTGTACGGTGGATTACGTGGCTGGCCTGTCCATCGGTGCCTACCCGGCGGCCGTGGTGGCCGGGGCCCTGGAATTTGCCGATGCCTTGCGCCTGGTGAGCCTGCGCGGGGAGTTGATGCAACGGGCTTATCCACAGGGCTATGGCATGACCGTGCTGACCGGCCTGGACCTGGGGACAGTGGAAGGGCTGCTGGCCCGGGTCCACAGCCAGGAGAGGCCGGTGTACCTGGCCAACATCAACGCCGACAACCAGATCGTGATCGCCGGCAGCGACGCGGGGATGCAGGCCGTGGCCGAGCTGGCCCGGGAGCGGGGCACTGGAGTGGCCAGGCGCCTGGCGGTCAGCGTGCCGTCCCATTGCCCGCTGCTGGAGCAACCGGCCCAGGCCCTGGCCGCAGCCTTTGCCACGGTGCCGATGCGGGCGTCCAGCCTGGGTTATCTCAGCGGCAGCCGGGCGCGGCTGTTGCGCACGGTGGAGCAGCTACGCGATGACCTGGCGTTCAACATGTGCCGGGTGGTGGACTGGCGCGGCACGGTGCAGAGCGCCTACGAGCGCGGGGTGCGCCTGCAGATCGAGCTGCCCCCCGGCGCGGTCCTGACCGGCCTGGCTCGCCGGGTATTCGAACAGGGTTCGGTGATCGCCTTCGATGGCGCCCGTCCGGACACCTTGCAGGCGCTGTTGCGCGAGGAGGGCGGCCGCGACCGATAG
- the madL gene encoding malonate transporter subunit MadL, with translation MIIYGVAFLAFCTLVGIFIGELLGKLIGVPANVGGVGIAMLLLIGLGSYLNKRGLFTGKSEQGVEFWSAVYIPIVVAMAAQQNVYGALKGGPMAILAGTLAVVIAFALVPVLVRIGNKAPQVPVPQKTAG, from the coding sequence ATGATTATCTACGGTGTGGCCTTCCTGGCCTTTTGTACCCTGGTGGGTATTTTCATCGGTGAGCTGCTGGGCAAGCTGATCGGCGTGCCGGCCAATGTCGGCGGCGTGGGTATCGCCATGCTGCTGTTGATCGGCCTGGGCAGCTACCTGAACAAGCGCGGCCTGTTCACCGGCAAGTCCGAGCAGGGCGTGGAGTTCTGGAGTGCGGTGTACATCCCCATCGTGGTGGCCATGGCAGCGCAGCAGAACGTGTATGGCGCGCTCAAGGGCGGGCCCATGGCGATTCTCGCCGGGACCCTGGCGGTGGTGATCGCCTTTGCCCTGGTGCCGGTGCTGGTGCGCATCGGCAACAAGGCGCCGCAAGTGCCTGTCCCTCAGAAAACAGCGGGGTAA
- the madM gene encoding malonate transporter subunit MadM: protein MYESMMKVITGYGLISGFAVIGITMWVSYWISNTFTKGRLHGSAIAILLGLVLSYVGGAFTGGQKGVVDIPLLSGIGLLGGAMLRDFAIVATAFGVSVEELKRAGFVGVLALFVGVGSSFVAGVGVAMAFGYTDAVSLTTIGAGAVTYIVGPVTGAAIGASSEVMALSIAAGLIKAILVMVMTPFVAPLIGLNNPRSAVIFGGLMGTSSGVAGGLAATDPKLVPYGCLTAAFYTALGCLLGPSLLFLMMRGLLGA from the coding sequence ATGTACGAATCGATGATGAAGGTCATTACCGGCTACGGGCTGATCAGCGGTTTCGCGGTGATCGGGATCACCATGTGGGTCTCCTACTGGATCTCCAACACCTTTACCAAGGGCCGCCTGCACGGCTCGGCCATCGCCATCCTGCTGGGGCTGGTGCTGTCCTATGTGGGCGGCGCCTTTACCGGCGGGCAGAAGGGGGTGGTGGATATTCCGCTGCTGTCGGGCATCGGCCTGCTGGGCGGGGCCATGCTGCGGGACTTCGCGATTGTCGCAACGGCCTTCGGGGTCAGTGTCGAGGAGCTCAAGCGCGCCGGATTCGTGGGGGTGCTGGCGCTGTTCGTCGGGGTCGGCTCGTCGTTTGTGGCGGGAGTCGGGGTGGCCATGGCCTTTGGTTATACCGATGCGGTGAGCCTGACCACCATTGGCGCCGGCGCTGTGACCTATATCGTCGGGCCGGTGACCGGGGCGGCCATCGGCGCCAGCTCCGAGGTCATGGCGCTGTCGATTGCCGCAGGGTTGATCAAGGCGATCCTGGTGATGGTCATGACCCCCTTCGTGGCGCCGCTGATCGGACTCAACAACCCGCGCAGCGCGGTGATCTTCGGCGGTCTGATGGGCACCTCCAGCGGCGTCGCCGGAGGCCTGGCGGCCACCGATCCGAAGCTGGTGCCCTATGGTTGCCTCACGGCGGCGTTCTACACCGCCCTGGGCTGCCTGCTGGGGCCGTCGTTGCTGTTCCTCATGATGCGCGGCCTGCTGGGCGCGTAG
- a CDS encoding LysR substrate-binding domain-containing protein: MLIDEELTLKKLEVFLAFMRTGNLARAASELQTSNVSVHRAIHSLESALRCPLFKHEGRNLTPLESAYVLEERAQKLVQDVVESVRLTREAAGFSAERFKLGALYSLTVKTVPQLIMGLKLRRSELNIDLILGSNTDLLYKLKNMEVDAILVSLDDSVNDPDCEQLPLFSDDIFLATPADSPFARQSEVDLAQVRDATFITLTQGFATHQDGVRVFKQAGFEPKVAMQVNDIFTLLSMVSSGVGYALLPGRIAAVYENRVKLIPLQARYRLQQHIGVVFLKAKERDPNLLALLAECRMYTNRQALS, translated from the coding sequence ATGCTCATCGACGAAGAGTTGACCCTCAAGAAGCTCGAAGTGTTTCTGGCTTTCATGCGCACCGGCAACCTCGCCCGTGCCGCCAGCGAACTGCAGACCAGCAATGTCAGCGTGCACCGGGCCATCCATTCCCTGGAAAGCGCCCTGCGCTGCCCGCTGTTCAAGCATGAGGGACGCAACCTGACCCCGCTGGAAAGTGCCTACGTGCTGGAGGAGCGAGCGCAGAAACTGGTGCAGGACGTGGTCGAGAGCGTACGCCTGACCCGAGAGGCCGCTGGCTTCTCGGCAGAACGTTTCAAGCTCGGCGCGCTTTACTCCCTGACCGTGAAAACCGTGCCACAACTGATCATGGGCCTGAAGCTGCGGCGCAGCGAGCTGAACATCGACCTGATCCTGGGTTCCAACACCGACCTGCTGTACAAGCTCAAGAACATGGAGGTGGACGCCATCCTGGTGTCCCTGGACGACAGCGTCAACGACCCGGACTGCGAACAACTGCCGCTGTTTTCCGATGATATTTTCCTTGCCACCCCAGCCGATTCGCCCTTTGCCCGGCAGAGCGAAGTGGACCTGGCCCAGGTGCGCGACGCCACCTTCATCACGCTGACCCAGGGCTTTGCCACTCACCAGGACGGTGTGCGGGTATTCAAGCAGGCGGGGTTCGAGCCGAAGGTCGCAATGCAGGTGAACGACATCTTCACCCTGCTGAGCATGGTCAGCTCGGGCGTGGGTTATGCCCTGCTGCCGGGAAGGATTGCCGCCGTCTATGAAAATCGCGTGAAGCTGATACCCCTGCAGGCGCGCTACCGCCTGCAGCAACACATCGGCGTGGTGTTCCTCAAGGCCAAGGAGCGCGACCCGAACCTGCTGGCGCTGCTGGCCGAATGCCGGATGTACACCAACCGCCAGGCGCTCTCCTGA